A window of bacterium BMS3Abin02 contains these coding sequences:
- the mazF6 gene encoding mRNA interferase MazF6 encodes MRRGEIWWADLGPARGSEPAKRRPVLIVQADPFTASHIATVIAAVITSNLRLADAPGNVRLSKRASKLGKPSVVNVSQVVTLNKTALTEPVATLPTEVTLEVDAGLRLVLGL; translated from the coding sequence ATGCGTAGGGGGGAGATCTGGTGGGCCGACCTCGGGCCGGCCCGAGGATCTGAGCCGGCGAAGCGTCGCCCGGTGCTCATCGTGCAGGCGGATCCGTTTACCGCAAGTCACATCGCAACCGTCATCGCCGCCGTCATCACTTCCAACCTGCGGCTCGCGGATGCTCCCGGAAACGTGCGCCTATCGAAGCGGGCCTCCAAGCTCGGGAAACCGTCGGTGGTGAACGTCTCCCAGGTGGTGACGTTGAACAAGACCGCCCTGACCGAACCGGTTGCGACCCTGCCGACCGAGGTGACGCTGGAAGTCGACGCCGGTCTCCGCCTCGTTCTCGGCCTGTAG
- the lsrR gene encoding transcriptional regulator LsrR yields the protein MNEPRTNVRVERTTVPPRISEADYRLCVRAAMLHYQEGLTQSEIGAQLGYSRIKINRVLGMARSHGILEIRVKVPADWHLELEADLIRSYGLRDAVVVAADQSGRPLEAVLAEGAAAWLARHIRPAMRVGLGIGRTVAHLPDRFRLDQPIDCTFIEVVGSVYTRDWAKYDVTSRMAELAGGTREVLQAPGFVTDPDLGVLLTKEPSVADALNRARESDITIQSVGPVDTSAILFQYGVLTSDDLEDLHERGAVGDALGYYYDLEGNPVPFHTDSNVIGVGLDDLRRVPWSMVVAGGPQKVEPIIGGLRGGYFNVLITDDVTAKALIAASAGDGP from the coding sequence ATGAACGAGCCGCGTACAAATGTTCGCGTAGAGCGGACTACCGTCCCGCCGAGGATTTCCGAGGCCGACTATCGGCTCTGCGTGCGGGCGGCGATGCTGCATTACCAGGAAGGTCTGACCCAGAGTGAGATCGGCGCGCAGCTCGGCTATTCGCGCATCAAGATCAACCGGGTGCTCGGCATGGCGCGATCTCACGGCATCTTGGAGATCCGAGTAAAGGTTCCCGCCGATTGGCATCTCGAGCTGGAAGCCGATCTGATCCGCTCGTATGGGCTGCGGGATGCGGTCGTCGTGGCCGCCGACCAATCGGGACGGCCCCTCGAGGCAGTTCTCGCCGAAGGTGCGGCAGCATGGCTCGCCCGGCACATTCGGCCGGCCATGCGCGTGGGCCTCGGCATCGGGAGAACGGTCGCGCACCTGCCCGACAGATTCCGACTGGACCAGCCCATCGACTGCACATTCATCGAGGTGGTCGGGTCCGTCTACACCCGGGACTGGGCAAAGTACGACGTCACCTCGAGGATGGCCGAGCTCGCCGGTGGGACCCGGGAGGTCTTGCAGGCGCCAGGCTTTGTCACGGATCCAGATCTCGGCGTGTTGCTGACGAAGGAACCCTCTGTCGCGGACGCACTCAATCGGGCGCGGGAATCGGACATCACCATCCAAAGCGTGGGCCCTGTGGACACGAGCGCGATCCTGTTCCAGTACGGGGTCCTCACGTCGGACGATCTCGAAGACCTCCACGAGCGTGGAGCGGTGGGCGACGCGCTGGGCTACTACTACGACCTGGAGGGGAACCCCGTGCCGTTTCACACCGATTCCAATGTGATCGGTGTCGGCCTCGACGATCTTCGGCGGGTCCCATGGAGCATGGTCGTGGCCGGCGGTCCCCAGAAGGTCGAACCCATCATCGGTGGCCTCCGAGGCGGGTATTTCAACGTACTGATCACCGACGATGTCACCGCCAAGGCGCTGATCGCAGCGAGTGCGGGTGATGGCCCTTGA
- the nagA gene encoding N-acetylglucosamine-6-phosphate deacetylase yields MRLGVNAALVHGRIVEGDVAVEGGLIEGVGLSPAGRIGLAVPGFIDVHINGFDGVDFTTADAGDYTRVAGCLASTGVTAFQPTLITLPVPDYFGALGRLRSTSTPGARILGMHLEGPFLSPIRSGAHDPRNMLDPDPELTRRLLDAGPVTCMTIAPELPGALDLIELLVAEGVTVALGHTDADAQTANAAFDRGARSVTHIFGAQRPWRHRDPGISGAALVRDDVFITAIVDGVHLAPEAVKLAANAAGERFVLVTDAISAAGRPDGHYLLAGRTVLLDHGACRLENGTLAGSVLTMDQAVRNMIDLGFDPARAIAAATSAPAALLRRPDLGNLEPGAAADVCVLDDSYHVIRTIVAGMESFAL; encoded by the coding sequence ATGAGACTCGGCGTGAACGCCGCACTCGTTCACGGTCGGATCGTCGAAGGTGACGTGGCTGTCGAAGGCGGGCTCATCGAGGGTGTCGGGCTGTCTCCCGCCGGCCGGATCGGCCTTGCCGTGCCCGGGTTCATCGACGTGCACATCAACGGATTCGACGGCGTGGACTTCACGACGGCCGACGCCGGCGACTACACCCGTGTCGCCGGTTGCCTCGCGTCCACGGGAGTCACCGCCTTCCAGCCGACACTCATCACGCTCCCCGTCCCGGATTACTTCGGTGCGCTGGGGCGGCTGCGCTCGACGTCGACCCCCGGCGCCCGGATCCTGGGCATGCATCTCGAGGGCCCCTTCCTGTCACCCATACGGTCCGGCGCCCACGATCCGCGAAACATGCTCGATCCCGACCCGGAGCTCACACGGCGACTCCTCGACGCCGGACCCGTGACGTGCATGACGATCGCTCCGGAGCTTCCCGGCGCACTCGATCTGATCGAGTTGCTGGTCGCCGAGGGCGTCACCGTCGCGCTGGGCCACACCGATGCCGATGCCCAGACCGCCAACGCCGCGTTCGATCGTGGCGCGCGCTCGGTAACCCATATCTTCGGCGCCCAGCGACCCTGGAGGCATCGCGACCCGGGCATCAGCGGCGCCGCCCTGGTACGAGACGACGTGTTCATCACCGCCATCGTCGACGGGGTTCATCTCGCTCCGGAGGCGGTGAAGCTCGCCGCCAACGCCGCGGGTGAGCGCTTCGTGCTGGTCACGGACGCCATCTCGGCCGCGGGGCGCCCGGACGGTCACTACCTGCTCGCTGGCCGAACGGTCCTCCTGGACCACGGAGCGTGCAGGCTCGAGAACGGCACCCTGGCCGGCAGTGTCCTCACGATGGACCAGGCGGTCAGAAACATGATCGACCTCGGCTTCGACCCCGCGCGGGCCATTGCTGCGGCGACCTCGGCGCCGGCGGCGCTGCTGCGCCGGCCGGACCTCGGAAATCTCGAGCCGGGCGCGGCGGCCGACGTGTGCGTTCTGGACGATTCGTATCACGTCATCCGGACGATCGTCGCCGGAATGGAGTCTTTCGCACTCTGA
- the xynA1_1 gene encoding endo-1,4-beta-xylanase A precursor, with the protein MRQTGGAGADGSWWGRRAWSVLVLAVAFMSVTAAGAAAVVDAYGGDPNGLVPFRDSVATVYSIGEDVWEVWVCQVPGWNITLDVDAVTADMNARFTAYFGWLSDSRYRPVFQVGGTVQSADILPTDPAAVEYWSGNWATDCEAKVAASSTSGPDGVMIVTEGGFGAGYGNPGWSCPGTVGGCASYYPEKTVYPGNERQVVVGAGSVTVVSPFQEAQWTTVAHELGHAVSWPHSYGALNINPIGNVLEYDNPVDNMSGWDLVGDPIGTTGYNRYAAGWIDPADVAFYSGGTHTFPLASIGGQGYGMVVIPMGADGYFYELDYRAPTGWDTALTKNGVETYLVDSRRSACAGLDWWQPDYPCFGLWTRVAQSPAEVGTTGTSHVHGVGEVFQLGLFTLSVLQDDDAQVYLRLTDGNYLGRFVDDDGNFHEPNIEVIAGAGLTKGCDPPANDRYCPADLVSRASMAAFLIRAVGGDVSAQPYSGYFGDVPAGQWYTPYVERLFELGITTGYEDGTYRPDQPVSRAEMAAFIVRAFGHSAELGATRGVFADVDPASWYAPSAELIYDLGITTGCSADPVAYCPDDLVLRDQMASFLARALGLGT; encoded by the coding sequence ATGAGGCAGACAGGTGGGGCCGGCGCCGACGGGTCTTGGTGGGGCCGAAGAGCCTGGTCCGTACTGGTTCTTGCCGTGGCTTTCATGTCGGTGACGGCTGCGGGTGCGGCTGCCGTAGTTGATGCGTACGGGGGCGACCCGAATGGGCTCGTGCCATTCAGGGACTCGGTAGCCACCGTGTATTCGATCGGTGAGGACGTGTGGGAGGTCTGGGTGTGTCAGGTGCCAGGCTGGAACATCACACTTGACGTCGATGCGGTCACTGCCGACATGAACGCAAGGTTCACCGCCTACTTCGGCTGGCTCTCCGACAGCCGCTATCGGCCGGTATTCCAGGTGGGCGGCACCGTGCAGTCGGCCGACATCTTGCCGACCGACCCGGCAGCGGTCGAGTATTGGAGCGGGAACTGGGCCACTGATTGTGAAGCGAAGGTCGCTGCCTCGTCGACGTCCGGGCCCGACGGGGTCATGATCGTGACAGAGGGCGGGTTTGGTGCCGGATACGGCAACCCGGGCTGGTCGTGCCCAGGGACTGTCGGCGGGTGCGCGTCCTACTACCCGGAAAAGACCGTCTACCCGGGAAATGAGCGTCAGGTCGTCGTTGGCGCCGGGTCGGTAACGGTCGTCTCGCCGTTCCAGGAAGCCCAATGGACGACGGTGGCTCACGAGCTGGGCCATGCAGTCTCCTGGCCGCATTCATACGGTGCGCTGAACATCAACCCGATCGGCAACGTGCTCGAGTACGACAACCCGGTCGACAATATGAGCGGTTGGGACCTGGTGGGGGATCCAATCGGCACGACCGGCTACAACCGGTATGCGGCCGGGTGGATCGACCCGGCCGACGTTGCGTTCTACTCCGGGGGGACCCATACGTTCCCGCTGGCATCCATCGGCGGACAGGGATACGGGATGGTGGTCATTCCGATGGGCGCCGACGGGTATTTCTACGAGCTGGATTACCGGGCGCCGACCGGGTGGGATACGGCACTGACGAAGAATGGTGTAGAGACATACCTGGTCGACTCGAGACGATCGGCCTGTGCGGGTCTGGACTGGTGGCAACCCGACTACCCGTGTTTCGGGCTTTGGACGAGGGTGGCTCAGAGTCCGGCCGAAGTCGGCACCACAGGCACGTCCCACGTGCACGGAGTCGGTGAGGTATTCCAGTTGGGCCTGTTCACGTTGAGCGTCCTGCAGGACGACGATGCCCAGGTGTATCTGCGGCTCACCGACGGAAACTACTTGGGCCGTTTCGTGGACGACGATGGAAACTTCCACGAGCCCAATATCGAGGTGATCGCCGGTGCCGGATTGACGAAGGGTTGCGACCCGCCGGCAAACGACCGGTATTGTCCGGCCGATCTGGTATCGAGGGCATCCATGGCAGCGTTCCTCATCCGGGCGGTGGGAGGAGACGTGTCTGCGCAGCCGTATTCCGGCTACTTCGGCGACGTGCCGGCCGGCCAGTGGTACACACCCTATGTTGAACGGCTTTTCGAGCTGGGGATCACAACCGGCTACGAGGATGGCACCTATCGGCCGGATCAGCCCGTCTCCCGTGCCGAAATGGCAGCGTTCATCGTTCGGGCGTTCGGCCACTCGGCAGAACTCGGCGCCACCAGAGGCGTGTTCGCAGACGTCGATCCGGCTTCATGGTATGCACCGTCGGCAGAACTGATCTACGACCTGGGTATCACTACCGGATGCTCGGCGGACCCGGTCGCGTACTGCCCTGACGACCTGGTGCTGCGAGACCAGATGGCCTCGTTCCTGGCTCGGGCGTTGGGACTCGGGACATAG
- the ybdG gene encoding miniconductance mechanosensitive channel YbdG, with the protein METAITNLFERWLGAGIVATLVAIAAVVVVAVLSYFAVRVLALPVIRRTAKRTTFRWDDVFADRTLQHRISLLIPALILYAGVSAVPGLGDFWTEVWRSVAGAGVVLISAMALGSLLAAINTIYETFPISKDRPIKGYLQVVQMFIYLFAAVLIVAVFTNQSPWFFISGIGAATAVLLLVFKDTILSFIASIQLASNDMLRVGDWIEMPDFNADGDVIDIALHTVKVQNWDKTITTIPTYKLISESFKNWRGMAESGGRRIKRAVNIDMSSVRFLTDDEVERFTRFVPLADYMAAKRREIEEYNAANEPPEGMTGDPRRLTNIGTLRAYMVSYLKGLPDIAKDMTFIIRQLEPGPKGLPLEIYVFSSDTRWPQYEALQADIFDHLLAMLPEFGLRPFQEPTGADFRSL; encoded by the coding sequence ATGGAGACGGCGATCACCAACTTGTTCGAACGATGGCTCGGCGCCGGGATCGTCGCCACCCTCGTCGCGATCGCCGCCGTGGTGGTCGTCGCCGTTCTTTCCTACTTCGCCGTGCGGGTCCTCGCCCTTCCGGTCATCCGCAGGACGGCCAAGCGAACGACGTTTCGCTGGGACGACGTCTTCGCTGATCGCACCCTCCAACATCGTATCTCGCTGCTCATCCCGGCCCTCATCCTCTACGCCGGTGTCTCCGCCGTCCCCGGCCTCGGCGACTTCTGGACCGAAGTGTGGCGGAGCGTCGCCGGCGCAGGCGTCGTCCTCATCTCCGCGATGGCCCTCGGGTCGCTCCTCGCCGCGATCAACACCATCTACGAGACCTTCCCGATCTCCAAAGACCGGCCGATCAAGGGCTACCTGCAGGTCGTCCAGATGTTCATCTACCTGTTCGCCGCCGTCCTCATCGTCGCTGTCTTCACCAACCAGTCGCCATGGTTCTTCATCAGCGGGATCGGTGCCGCAACCGCCGTCCTCCTGCTCGTCTTCAAAGACACGATCCTGTCGTTCATCGCATCGATCCAGCTCGCCAGCAACGACATGCTTCGCGTCGGGGACTGGATCGAGATGCCCGATTTCAACGCCGACGGCGACGTCATCGACATTGCGCTGCACACCGTCAAAGTGCAGAACTGGGACAAGACGATCACCACGATCCCGACCTACAAGCTGATCTCCGAATCGTTCAAGAACTGGCGGGGGATGGCCGAATCCGGTGGCCGGCGGATCAAACGGGCTGTCAACATCGACATGTCGAGCGTTCGGTTCCTCACCGACGACGAGGTCGAACGGTTTACCCGCTTCGTCCCGCTCGCCGACTACATGGCGGCGAAGCGCCGGGAGATCGAGGAGTACAACGCTGCGAACGAACCGCCGGAGGGCATGACCGGCGACCCGCGCCGGCTCACCAACATCGGGACGCTGCGCGCCTACATGGTCTCCTATCTCAAGGGCCTGCCGGACATCGCCAAGGACATGACGTTTATCATCCGGCAGCTCGAACCCGGACCGAAGGGGCTGCCCCTCGAGATCTACGTGTTCTCCTCCGATACCCGCTGGCCGCAGTATGAGGCGCTGCAGGCCGACATCTTCGATCATCTCCTCGCCATGCTCCCCGAGTTCGGGCTGCGACCCTTCCAGGAGCCCACCGGCGCCGACTTCCGGTCCCTCTGA
- the moaA1 gene encoding cyclic pyranopterin monophosphate synthase 1, which translates to MDSSPRSILRCRWRVDVLASQPPAGHRVTARLGRVVPESIGDLVPGVATFDFHVTSECSQECPYCWGPQDIGEVDTDTALAIVAKIAASGARRIVFTGGDPLKRADIGELIHSAKRHGLEVAVSTTGDELTAAFLDRHGADIDLVSLPLDGATEEVSSRTKKEGHFTAVMAALDLLAVHPDIDVKVATPVTRFNIDDIPNIVTLLEERARRSSNRLFYNVFQAFPRSMDPDVAWDQLIVTAAEFAALQDRVGGTRLRINWLSHETLDRLYVMVFPDGRLTIPSGSAFAFYGDFLEVEGLDDVLARAEFDVAKHRRHAEGWHREG; encoded by the coding sequence ATGGATTCGAGCCCCAGATCCATCCTGAGGTGTCGGTGGAGGGTGGACGTCCTCGCGTCCCAGCCGCCGGCCGGCCATCGTGTGACGGCTCGCCTCGGTAGGGTGGTCCCAGAGTCCATCGGAGATCTCGTGCCCGGCGTCGCCACGTTCGACTTCCACGTCACCAGCGAGTGCAGCCAGGAATGCCCGTATTGTTGGGGCCCGCAGGACATCGGAGAGGTCGACACCGACACGGCGCTGGCGATCGTCGCCAAGATCGCCGCATCGGGGGCCCGGCGTATCGTGTTCACCGGCGGTGACCCGCTCAAGCGTGCGGACATCGGTGAACTCATCCACAGCGCGAAACGACACGGTCTCGAGGTGGCGGTCTCGACCACCGGCGATGAGCTGACGGCGGCCTTCCTCGACCGGCACGGCGCCGACATCGACCTCGTGTCGCTGCCGCTCGACGGAGCGACCGAGGAGGTGTCGTCCCGCACGAAGAAGGAAGGCCACTTCACGGCGGTGATGGCCGCCCTCGACCTGCTCGCCGTGCACCCGGACATTGACGTGAAGGTGGCGACGCCGGTCACCCGCTTCAACATCGACGACATCCCCAACATCGTCACCCTGCTCGAAGAGCGGGCCCGCCGGTCGTCCAACCGTCTGTTCTACAACGTGTTTCAGGCGTTTCCCCGGTCGATGGATCCCGACGTCGCCTGGGACCAACTGATCGTCACCGCCGCCGAGTTCGCAGCCCTCCAGGATCGGGTCGGGGGGACGCGGCTGCGGATCAACTGGCTGAGTCACGAGACGCTGGACCGCCTGTACGTCATGGTGTTCCCCGACGGGAGGCTCACCATCCCGTCAGGTTCGGCCTTTGCCTTCTACGGTGACTTCCTGGAAGTGGAGGGCCTCGACGACGTGCTGGCCCGTGCCGAGTTCGATGTGGCCAAGCACCGTCGCCACGCCGAGGGCTGGCACCGGGAAGGGTGA